In Stieleria varia, one genomic interval encodes:
- a CDS encoding DUF1289 domain-containing protein yields the protein MPLIESPCTGVCTLNTVGVCQGCGRTRGEIGAWSVCSSKEQREIVHAARQRLNGIKQEPQTTLDQRDT from the coding sequence GTGCCACTCATCGAATCACCTTGTACCGGCGTTTGCACGTTGAACACCGTCGGCGTTTGCCAAGGTTGCGGGCGCACCCGCGGAGAAATCGGAGCGTGGTCCGTTTGCAGCTCCAAAGAGCAACGCGAGATCGTCCATGCTGCTCGACAGCGTTTGAACGGCATCAAACAGGAGCCACAAACCACTCTCGATCAACGAGACACTTGA
- a CDS encoding toprim domain-containing protein, translating to MTFIVRPTKLVDCELHGGDSGAELFLVEGDSASKTVARVRDSRFQAVLPMQGKPMNAAKASVKSIEKNQLFTKLVEALGTGWGDAFDLTAMRYQRVILLFDPDADGIHCGALMLIFFDRMLRPLIDANRLAVVQPPLFEISARGYSDTLHAYTDEHYHKLRDALDAKGIAYSKRRYRGLASMNDETLHETCLDPDSRSIHLLQRQDAAAALAAFGGKR from the coding sequence ATGACCTTCATTGTTCGACCGACGAAACTCGTGGACTGTGAACTGCACGGCGGCGACAGCGGTGCGGAGTTGTTTCTGGTGGAGGGTGACTCGGCGTCCAAGACCGTGGCGCGGGTTCGTGACAGCCGCTTTCAAGCCGTCCTGCCGATGCAGGGAAAGCCGATGAATGCGGCCAAGGCGAGCGTGAAATCGATCGAAAAGAACCAGCTTTTTACCAAGCTGGTCGAAGCGTTGGGGACAGGCTGGGGCGACGCGTTTGATTTGACCGCGATGCGTTATCAACGCGTGATCTTGTTGTTCGACCCGGACGCCGACGGGATTCATTGCGGTGCGTTGATGCTGATTTTCTTTGACCGGATGCTGCGTCCCCTGATCGATGCCAACCGTTTGGCGGTGGTTCAGCCACCGCTGTTTGAGATTTCGGCGCGTGGGTACAGTGACACGCTGCACGCTTACACGGACGAGCACTACCACAAACTTCGCGACGCGTTGGATGCCAAGGGGATTGCGTACTCCAAACGCCGCTACCGGGGGTTGGCCAGCATGAACGATGAGACGCTGCACGAAACGTGCCTGGATCCGGATTCACGCTCGATTCACTTGTTGCAACGTCAGGACGCAGCTGCCGCCTTGGCTGCATTTGGTGGCAAACGGTAG